One Helianthus annuus cultivar XRQ/B chromosome 7, HanXRQr2.0-SUNRISE, whole genome shotgun sequence genomic region harbors:
- the LOC110867919 gene encoding transmembrane 9 superfamily member 3-like — translation MPVTVIRWLLVALLAAVSVNSVRSDHKYKPGDEVPLYANKVGPFHNPSETYRFYDLPFCLPAHLKEKSEALGEVLNGDRLVSAPYKLDFMVEKDSEIVCKKTLTKEEVSKFRSAVTKDYYFQMYYDDLPFWGFLGKVEKDKTDPSEEKYYLFKHLHFEIHYNNDRVIEINAKADPSAVVDLTEDKEVEVEFMYTVRWKETNIPYESRMEKYAQSSSQPHHLEIHWFSIINSCVTVLLLTGFLATILMRVLKNDFVKYAHDEEAADDQEETGWKYIHGDVFRYPKYKSLFAAALGSGSQLFALALFIFILALVGVFYPYNRGALFTALVVIYALTSGIAGYTAASFYHQLEGTNWVRNLLLTGCLFCGPLFLTFCFLNTVAIAYTATAALPFGTIVVIVLIWTLVTSPLLVLGGIAGKNSKAEFQAPVRTTKYPREIPPLPWYRKTIPQMAMAGFLPFSAIYIELYYIFASVWGHRIYTIYSILFIVFIILLIVTAFITVALTYFQLAAEDHEWWWRSFLCGGSTGVFIFGYCLYYYYERSDMSGFMQTSFFFGYMACICYGFFLMLGMVGFRAALFFVRHIYRSIKCE, via the exons ATGCCGGTGACGGTGATACGGTGGCTACTGGTGGCGCTGCTAGCGGCAGTTTCCGTCAACTCAGTCCGATCAGATCACAAATACAAACCTGGAGATGAAGTGCCGTTATACGCCAACAAAGTCGGCCCATTTCATAACCCTAG TGAAACATACCGTTTTTATGATCTGCCTTTCTGTTTGCCAG CTCACTTAAAGGAGAAATCTGAAGCTCTTGGTGAAGTACTGAATGGAGATCGTTTAGTCAGTGCTCCTTATAAGCTTGACTTCATGGTCGAAAAGGACTCCGAAATCGTTTGCAAAAAAACACTAACAAAGGAAGAAGTATCCAAATTCCGAAGCGCTGTTACAAAAGATTATTATTTCCAAATGTACTATGACGACTTACCTTTCTGGGGCTTTCTCGGAAAAGTTGAAAAAGACAAAACTGACCCTAGTGAAGAAAAGTATTACCTGTTTAAACATCTTCACTTTGAGATCCACTACAATAACGATCGTGTGATAGAGATAAACGCAAAAGCCGATCCTAGTGCTGTAGTGGATCTCACCGAAGACAAGGAAGTTGAGGTCGAGTTTATGTACACGGTGAGGTGGAAAGAAACAAATATTCCTTATGAAAGTAGGATGGAGAAATACGCGCAGTCTTCTTCTCAACCGCATCATCTCGAGATCCACTGGTTTTCGATTATTAACTCGTGTGTGACGGTTCTTCTCTTAACTGGTTTCCTTGCCACCATTCTTATGCGAGTCCTTAAGAACGACTTTGTTAA GTATGCTCACGATGAGGAGGCAGCTGATGACCAAGAGGAAACCGGGTGGAAGTACATTCACGGTGACGTTTTCCGGTATCCGAAGTACAAATCACTGTTTGCTGCAGCCCTAGGTTCCGGTAGCCAGCTATTTGCTCT TGcactttttatatttattctaGCTCTTGTTGGCGTATTTTATCCATACAATCGAGGAGCTCTGTTTACAGCACTGGTGGTCATATACGCACTTACGTCTGGTATTGCTGGCTACACTGCAGCCTCGTTTTATCACCAACTAGAAGGAACTAACTGG GTGAGAAACTTGCTGTTGACTGGCTGCCTGTTTTGCGGACCCCTCTTTCTTACCTTCTGCTTTCTAAACACTGTTGCGATCGCTTATACCGCTACTGCCGCACTGCCTTTTGGTACAATCGTTGTGATTGTTTTGATATGGACGTTGGTGACATCACCATTGCTAGTATTGGGGGGTATTGCTGGAAAGAACAGCAAAGCTGAGTTTCAGGCGCCTGTACGCACCACGAAGTATCCGAGAGAGATCCCTCCTTTGCCTTGGTACCGCAAAACCATCCCGCAAATGGCCATGGCGGGTTTCCTTCCGTTCAGTGCGATCTACATCGAGCTTTACTACATCTTTGCTAGCGTGTGGGGCCACAGGATTTACACCATTTACAgtattttatttattgtttttatcaTCCTCCTCATCGTTACTGCCTTTATCACTGTCGCGTTGACGTATTTCCAACTTGCTGCTGAAGATCATGAATGGTGGTGGAG GTCTTTTCTGTGTGGTGGTTCAACGGGTGTTTTCATCTTTGGTTATTGCTTGTACTACTACTATGAGCGCTCTGACATGTCGGGATTCATGCAAACATCGTTTTTCTTTGGTTACATGGCATGCATCTGCTATGGTTTCTTTCTCATGCTTGGGATGGTTGGTTTCCGTGCTGCCCTGTTCTTTGTCCGACACATATACCGCTCAATCAAGTGTGAATAG
- the LOC110867920 gene encoding protein TPX2 isoform X2 — protein sequence MESPRLKTTQKCVKNTCYTSDHVRSPTRHAKSLSTSLPIKAKPSGLPTKGSVKENMKPVDFKLQTTAKENTKSMEVKLQTKERAVKRAFFNYSVATKLYLMEQQKRQIERIQKIIEEEEVRMLRKEMIPRAQLMPLFDRPFVPRRSTTPTKVAKKTSSQEKQRNSFSSTREFYGFRENEAH from the exons ATGGAAAGCCCAAGATTAAAAACTACCCAAAAG TGTGTGAAGAACACTTGCTACACCAGTGATCATGTTCGTTCGCCAACGAGACATGCGAAATCTCTCTCCACTTCGCTTCCTATTAAAGCAAAACCTTCG GGTCTCCCGACGAAGGGATCAGTAAAAGAAAACATGAAACCTGTGGATTTCAAACTACAAACAACGGCAAAAGAAAACACCAAATCTATGGAAGTTAAGCTCCAAACCAAAGAAAGAGCAGTTAAACGTGCTTTCTTTAACTACTCG GTAGCAACAAAGCTCTATCTAATGGAGCAACAAAAGAGACAAATAGAGAGGATACAAAAG ATAATCGAGGAAGAAGAAGTCCGAAtgttaagaaaggaaatgatCCCACGAGCTCAGTTGATGCCATTATTTGATCGCCCTTTCGTTCCACGAAG ATCTACAACTCCAACGAAAGTTGCGAAAAAGACAAGTTCACAAGAAAAGCAAAGAAACAGCTTTTCGAGCACAAGGGAATTTTACGGTTTCAGAGAAAATGAAGCACATTGA
- the LOC110867920 gene encoding protein TPX2 isoform X1, translated as MESPRLKTTQKCVKNTCYTSDHVRSPTRHAKSLSTSLPIKAKPSLQGLPTKGSVKENMKPVDFKLQTTAKENTKSMEVKLQTKERAVKRAFFNYSVATKLYLMEQQKRQIERIQKIIEEEEVRMLRKEMIPRAQLMPLFDRPFVPRRSTTPTKVAKKTSSQEKQRNSFSSTREFYGFRENEAH; from the exons ATGGAAAGCCCAAGATTAAAAACTACCCAAAAG TGTGTGAAGAACACTTGCTACACCAGTGATCATGTTCGTTCGCCAACGAGACATGCGAAATCTCTCTCCACTTCGCTTCCTATTAAAGCAAAACCTTCG TTGCAGGGTCTCCCGACGAAGGGATCAGTAAAAGAAAACATGAAACCTGTGGATTTCAAACTACAAACAACGGCAAAAGAAAACACCAAATCTATGGAAGTTAAGCTCCAAACCAAAGAAAGAGCAGTTAAACGTGCTTTCTTTAACTACTCG GTAGCAACAAAGCTCTATCTAATGGAGCAACAAAAGAGACAAATAGAGAGGATACAAAAG ATAATCGAGGAAGAAGAAGTCCGAAtgttaagaaaggaaatgatCCCACGAGCTCAGTTGATGCCATTATTTGATCGCCCTTTCGTTCCACGAAG ATCTACAACTCCAACGAAAGTTGCGAAAAAGACAAGTTCACAAGAAAAGCAAAGAAACAGCTTTTCGAGCACAAGGGAATTTTACGGTTTCAGAGAAAATGAAGCACATTGA